TCTACCTGTGCAACATGTTGGCCAACGGTATCAAGGACCCGGACTTCCCCGGCCTTCATTTCAAGGAACACGGCATCAAACCGCCGCCGGGAACCTTCTTCATCCAGAAGGACCTGGATGCGCTTCCCCATCCGGATCGGCGCCTGCTGCCGATCCGGAATTATTCGTCCGTTCTGGCCAAGAGCGCCTACGTGACGACCATGATCACCAGCCGCGGATGTCCGCACCAGTGCACCTTCTGCAAGCTTAATTTCCAGAAAACCCTGTCGCGCTCGGCCGAAAGCGTGGCCGCCGAATTCGCCGAGATCCAGGCCCTGGGCATCCACGAGGTCGAGATCTACGACGACACCTTCACCAGTTCCCGAAAGCGCGTCGAAGCCATCTGCACCCAGTTGATCGCGAACGGCAACAGAGTGGAGTGGGCCATCCGCGACCGGGTCAACAACGCCGATCCAGAGCTGTTGGCGCTCATGCGTCGCGCCGGGTGCCGACGGGTCCACTACGGGGTGGAATCGGGCAGCCAGGCGGTCCTGGACCTGATGCGCAAGCACACCACGCCGGACAAGGCCCGGCAAGCCATCCGCGCGGCCAAGGACGCGGGCCTGACGGTGTTGGCCTTCTTCATGCTGGGCAACGTCGGCGAGACTCAGGACGACATGCGGACCACCATCGACTTCGCCGTCGAACTGGACCCGGACTTCGCCGAATTCTCGATCACCATTCCTTACCCGGGGACCGAGATGTACCGGCAATGCCTGGCCGACGGCACCATCCAGAGCGACTATTGGGCGGCCTTCGCCCGTCGGCCGGAAGAAAATTTCCGGCCGCCGCGCCTGGTCGAAAGCCATGCCACCCGCGAGCAACTGGTCGCCATGCGGAACCGGGCGGTACGGAAATTCTACTTGCGGCCCAAGTATCTGTGGAAAGCGCTGAGGGAGGTTTCGAGCCTGGGCGAGCTGACGCGTAAGGCCCTGATGGGGTTGCGCCTGGTCAATTCGGCCTACACCCCGTTCAGCCCCTATTCGCGGCGTGACCAGGAACCCTGAATCACCCCCACTTGCGCCAACGCCACCCGCCGAAAGG
This is a stretch of genomic DNA from Magnetospirillum sp. WYHS-4. It encodes these proteins:
- a CDS encoding B12-binding domain-containing radical SAM protein, with product MSGNDVLRGLEAAEHVKPSFAEAKRPLTAVLILPPDWGAVGSLVARYSESGGIGFKPPQGILYVATALHAFSPHRAHVIDALAEGLSFEALARRVAELRPDVVGISAWTDWWWPAWRTGEAIKRSLPDTHLVYGGPHLGIYPQETLDHPFVDSVIVGDGEMPFLYLCNMLANGIKDPDFPGLHFKEHGIKPPPGTFFIQKDLDALPHPDRRLLPIRNYSSVLAKSAYVTTMITSRGCPHQCTFCKLNFQKTLSRSAESVAAEFAEIQALGIHEVEIYDDTFTSSRKRVEAICTQLIANGNRVEWAIRDRVNNADPELLALMRRAGCRRVHYGVESGSQAVLDLMRKHTTPDKARQAIRAAKDAGLTVLAFFMLGNVGETQDDMRTTIDFAVELDPDFAEFSITIPYPGTEMYRQCLADGTIQSDYWAAFARRPEENFRPPRLVESHATREQLVAMRNRAVRKFYLRPKYLWKALREVSSLGELTRKALMGLRLVNSAYTPFSPYSRRDQEP